A genomic segment from Andrena cerasifolii isolate SP2316 chromosome 7, iyAndCera1_principal, whole genome shotgun sequence encodes:
- the LOC143371629 gene encoding uncharacterized protein LOC143371629 isoform X2 encodes MEESTSSEKVWCKTKAEKQNSLYHGESTTQSMEDNSTSLADIFDTAFTSTVDPSPQSRFNSANEMEYEHLFAESDRDEPEVAPINPYVNPPHHSSSDNNFVFGSYLSGPHTAGDSHEYWPSDRLNCNMCQNRQERSTKQESHSRQLGNACEERACENYRKRILHERDPPVKHKSKKNEEHKSSNDQQSDSLSIAGPSRLSDGVSHSTTRSTNGNVLNRIMQNIENNGANESNTLYHPVLPNTINSQQHSTRTRNDDTPSAPDLQLDWSSSSDDATSSDDEDGSVEVLGTVNHNNKNCVQNNEESNRPVTVVDLTVESDEEHTPSTPTTSVTNSWTTDYVHSGNNSYCMHGSPDYMYHGRCMHHNYRIPIPVIPVGYGQLPDTPTGVSRTRMHPMQERLWVIQQRVQELHRRRLYARSSSHHTTTSCGPHMHQASQHMCNNGTTSPLNNRCNGSENMTFAENYLPPPILPPPQQPTVYSHPEARGPPNFNPNCPVQPMMVNSLSGVVEMNQTPPVMLPSMPLHRYVHHHMVHHYGHHQRPLDPHMHGVVHISFHPRLQGSRAHDVMPLGPVMPLSPPRFEDYMRLVDLRRMAHISCGATQESIESHTFPHKYKRVKKVENGEDAIEKCTICLSEFEDCDSVRRLPCMHLFHIDCVDQWLCTNKRCPICRVDIETFLHKELATTA; translated from the exons ATGGAAGAAAGTACAAGCTCCGAAAAGGTTTGGTGCAAGACTAAAGCAGAGAAACAAAATAGTTTATACCATGGAGAATCTACAACTCAGTCTATGGAGGATAATTCCACTTCTTTAGCAGATATATTTGATACAGCATTTACATCTACAGTCGATCCCTCTCCGCAATCAAGATTTAATTCAG CCAATGAAATGGAATATGAACACTTATTTGCGGAAAGTGATAGAGACGAACCTGAAGTAGCTCCTATTAATCCTTATGTAAATCCACCACATCATTCTTCTTCAGacaataattttgtttttgGAAGTTATTTAAGTGGTCCTCACACAGCAGGAGACTCTCACGAATATTGGCCATCTGATCGTTTAAATTGTAATATGTGTCAAAACAGGCAAGAAAGAAGCACAAAACAGGAATCTCATAGTCGCCAGTTAGGAAACGCGTGCGAAGAGAGAGCTTGCGAAAATTACCGTAAGAGAATTTTGCACGAACGAGATCCGCCGGTTAAGCATAAAAGTAAAAAGAACGAGGAACATAAATCATCGAATGATCAGCAATCCGATAGTTTAAGTATAGCTGGACCGTCAAGGTTATCAGATGGCGTTTCTCACAG CACAACCAGATCAACCAATGGGAATGTcttaaatagaattatgcagaatattgaaaataatgGTGCCAACGAATCCAATACTTTATATCACCCAGTTTTGCCAAATACAATTAACTCTCAACAGCATTCTACTCGTACAA GAAATGATGATACGCCGTCAGCACCAGATCTACAATTAGATTGGTCCTCCAGTAGCGACGATGCCACTAGCAGTGACGACGAAGATGGATCGGTTGAAGTCCTTGGAACAGTAAATCAcaataataaa AATTGTGTACAGAATAACGAAGAAAGTAATCGTCCAGTGACTGTGGTTGATTTAACTGTGGAATCAGATGAAGAACATACCCCGTCTACACCTACAACTTCGGTGACAAATTCATGGACAACAGATTATGTACATAG TGGGAACAACTCTTACTGCATGCATGGTTCACCAGACTATATGTATCATGGCCGATGTATGCATCATAATTACAGAATCCCAATTCCAGTTATACCTGTAGGATATGGTCAACTACCAG ATACGCCTACGGGAGTGTCGAGGACACGTATGCATCCTATGCAAGAAAGACTATGGGTGATCCAACAGCGAGTACAAGAACTACACAGAAGACGTCTCTATGCAAGATCTTCGTCACACCACAC CACAACATCCTGTGGTCCACATATGCATCAAGCATCTCAACATATGTGTAATAATGGCACCACCAGTCCTTTGAATAACCGCTGCAACGGATCGGAAAACATGACGTTTGCAGAAAATTATCTTCCACCACCAATTCTGCCACCACCGCAACAACCTACTGTTTATAGTCATCCAGAGGCCAGAGGGCCACCGAATTTCAATCCGAATTGCCCTGTACAACCTATGATG GTAAATTCTTTGAGTGGTGTTGTAGAAATGAATCAAACGCCACCAGTAATGTTGCCTTCGATGCCACTTCATCGATATGTGCATCATCATATGGTTCATCATTACGGCCATCATCAGAGACCATTGGACCCACATATGCATGGCGTTGTTCATATCAGTTTTCACCCCCGTTTG CAAGGGTCTCGTGCACATGATGTGATGCCACTAGGACCTGTGATGCCACTTTCACCTCCACGTTTTGAAGACTATATGCGCCTTGTCGATTTACGACGTATGGCTCACATTAGTTGTGGAGCAACGCAAGAGTCAATTGAAAGTCATACATTCCCTCATAAGTACAAACGG GTCAAGAAGGTTGAAAATGGCGAAGATGCTATTGAAAAGTGTACTATATGTTTGTCTGAATTTGAAGATTGCGACAGTGTCAG GAGGCTTCCATGCATGCATTTATTTCACATAGACTGTGTCGATCAGTGGCTGTGCACTAATAAACGCTGTCCCATATGCCGAGTGGACATTGAAACTTTTCTACATAAGGAGCTTGCTACCACTGCATAG
- the LOC143371629 gene encoding uncharacterized protein LOC143371629 isoform X3 has product MEESTSSEKVWCKTKAEKQNSLYHGESTTQSMEDNSTSLADIFDTAFTSTVDPSPQSRFNSANEMEYEHLFAESDRDEPEVAPINPYVNPPHHSSSDNNFVFGSYLSGPHTAGDSHEYWPSDRLNCNMCQNRQERSTKQESHSRQLGNACEERACENYRKRILHERDPPVKHKSKKNEEHKSSNDQQSDSLSIAGPSRLSDGVSHSTTRSTNGNVLNRIMQNIENNGANESNTLYHPVLPNTINSQQHSTRTRNDDTPSAPDLQLDWSSSSDDATSSDDEDGSVEVLGTVNHNNKNNEESNRPVTVVDLTVESDEEHTPSTPTTSVTNSWTTDYVHSGNNSYCMHGSPDYMYHGRCMHHNYRIPIPVIPVGYGQLPDTPTGVSRTRMHPMQERLWVIQQRVQELHRRRLYARSSSHHTSTTSCGPHMHQASQHMCNNGTTSPLNNRCNGSENMTFAENYLPPPILPPPQQPTVYSHPEARGPPNFNPNCPVQPMMVNSLSGVVEMNQTPPVMLPSMPLHRYVHHHMVHHYGHHQRPLDPHMHGVVHISFHPRLQGSRAHDVMPLGPVMPLSPPRFEDYMRLVDLRRMAHISCGATQESIESHTFPHKYKRVKKVENGEDAIEKCTICLSEFEDCDSVRRLPCMHLFHIDCVDQWLCTNKRCPICRVDIETFLHKELATTA; this is encoded by the exons ATGGAAGAAAGTACAAGCTCCGAAAAGGTTTGGTGCAAGACTAAAGCAGAGAAACAAAATAGTTTATACCATGGAGAATCTACAACTCAGTCTATGGAGGATAATTCCACTTCTTTAGCAGATATATTTGATACAGCATTTACATCTACAGTCGATCCCTCTCCGCAATCAAGATTTAATTCAG CCAATGAAATGGAATATGAACACTTATTTGCGGAAAGTGATAGAGACGAACCTGAAGTAGCTCCTATTAATCCTTATGTAAATCCACCACATCATTCTTCTTCAGacaataattttgtttttgGAAGTTATTTAAGTGGTCCTCACACAGCAGGAGACTCTCACGAATATTGGCCATCTGATCGTTTAAATTGTAATATGTGTCAAAACAGGCAAGAAAGAAGCACAAAACAGGAATCTCATAGTCGCCAGTTAGGAAACGCGTGCGAAGAGAGAGCTTGCGAAAATTACCGTAAGAGAATTTTGCACGAACGAGATCCGCCGGTTAAGCATAAAAGTAAAAAGAACGAGGAACATAAATCATCGAATGATCAGCAATCCGATAGTTTAAGTATAGCTGGACCGTCAAGGTTATCAGATGGCGTTTCTCACAG CACAACCAGATCAACCAATGGGAATGTcttaaatagaattatgcagaatattgaaaataatgGTGCCAACGAATCCAATACTTTATATCACCCAGTTTTGCCAAATACAATTAACTCTCAACAGCATTCTACTCGTACAA GAAATGATGATACGCCGTCAGCACCAGATCTACAATTAGATTGGTCCTCCAGTAGCGACGATGCCACTAGCAGTGACGACGAAGATGGATCGGTTGAAGTCCTTGGAACAGTAAATCAcaataataaa AATAACGAAGAAAGTAATCGTCCAGTGACTGTGGTTGATTTAACTGTGGAATCAGATGAAGAACATACCCCGTCTACACCTACAACTTCGGTGACAAATTCATGGACAACAGATTATGTACATAG TGGGAACAACTCTTACTGCATGCATGGTTCACCAGACTATATGTATCATGGCCGATGTATGCATCATAATTACAGAATCCCAATTCCAGTTATACCTGTAGGATATGGTCAACTACCAG ATACGCCTACGGGAGTGTCGAGGACACGTATGCATCCTATGCAAGAAAGACTATGGGTGATCCAACAGCGAGTACAAGAACTACACAGAAGACGTCTCTATGCAAGATCTTCGTCACACCACAC TAGCACAACATCCTGTGGTCCACATATGCATCAAGCATCTCAACATATGTGTAATAATGGCACCACCAGTCCTTTGAATAACCGCTGCAACGGATCGGAAAACATGACGTTTGCAGAAAATTATCTTCCACCACCAATTCTGCCACCACCGCAACAACCTACTGTTTATAGTCATCCAGAGGCCAGAGGGCCACCGAATTTCAATCCGAATTGCCCTGTACAACCTATGATG GTAAATTCTTTGAGTGGTGTTGTAGAAATGAATCAAACGCCACCAGTAATGTTGCCTTCGATGCCACTTCATCGATATGTGCATCATCATATGGTTCATCATTACGGCCATCATCAGAGACCATTGGACCCACATATGCATGGCGTTGTTCATATCAGTTTTCACCCCCGTTTG CAAGGGTCTCGTGCACATGATGTGATGCCACTAGGACCTGTGATGCCACTTTCACCTCCACGTTTTGAAGACTATATGCGCCTTGTCGATTTACGACGTATGGCTCACATTAGTTGTGGAGCAACGCAAGAGTCAATTGAAAGTCATACATTCCCTCATAAGTACAAACGG GTCAAGAAGGTTGAAAATGGCGAAGATGCTATTGAAAAGTGTACTATATGTTTGTCTGAATTTGAAGATTGCGACAGTGTCAG GAGGCTTCCATGCATGCATTTATTTCACATAGACTGTGTCGATCAGTGGCTGTGCACTAATAAACGCTGTCCCATATGCCGAGTGGACATTGAAACTTTTCTACATAAGGAGCTTGCTACCACTGCATAG
- the LOC143371629 gene encoding uncharacterized protein LOC143371629 isoform X1, protein MEESTSSEKVWCKTKAEKQNSLYHGESTTQSMEDNSTSLADIFDTAFTSTVDPSPQSRFNSANEMEYEHLFAESDRDEPEVAPINPYVNPPHHSSSDNNFVFGSYLSGPHTAGDSHEYWPSDRLNCNMCQNRQERSTKQESHSRQLGNACEERACENYRKRILHERDPPVKHKSKKNEEHKSSNDQQSDSLSIAGPSRLSDGVSHSTTRSTNGNVLNRIMQNIENNGANESNTLYHPVLPNTINSQQHSTRTRNDDTPSAPDLQLDWSSSSDDATSSDDEDGSVEVLGTVNHNNKNCVQNNEESNRPVTVVDLTVESDEEHTPSTPTTSVTNSWTTDYVHSGNNSYCMHGSPDYMYHGRCMHHNYRIPIPVIPVGYGQLPDTPTGVSRTRMHPMQERLWVIQQRVQELHRRRLYARSSSHHTSTTSCGPHMHQASQHMCNNGTTSPLNNRCNGSENMTFAENYLPPPILPPPQQPTVYSHPEARGPPNFNPNCPVQPMMVNSLSGVVEMNQTPPVMLPSMPLHRYVHHHMVHHYGHHQRPLDPHMHGVVHISFHPRLQGSRAHDVMPLGPVMPLSPPRFEDYMRLVDLRRMAHISCGATQESIESHTFPHKYKRVKKVENGEDAIEKCTICLSEFEDCDSVRRLPCMHLFHIDCVDQWLCTNKRCPICRVDIETFLHKELATTA, encoded by the exons ATGGAAGAAAGTACAAGCTCCGAAAAGGTTTGGTGCAAGACTAAAGCAGAGAAACAAAATAGTTTATACCATGGAGAATCTACAACTCAGTCTATGGAGGATAATTCCACTTCTTTAGCAGATATATTTGATACAGCATTTACATCTACAGTCGATCCCTCTCCGCAATCAAGATTTAATTCAG CCAATGAAATGGAATATGAACACTTATTTGCGGAAAGTGATAGAGACGAACCTGAAGTAGCTCCTATTAATCCTTATGTAAATCCACCACATCATTCTTCTTCAGacaataattttgtttttgGAAGTTATTTAAGTGGTCCTCACACAGCAGGAGACTCTCACGAATATTGGCCATCTGATCGTTTAAATTGTAATATGTGTCAAAACAGGCAAGAAAGAAGCACAAAACAGGAATCTCATAGTCGCCAGTTAGGAAACGCGTGCGAAGAGAGAGCTTGCGAAAATTACCGTAAGAGAATTTTGCACGAACGAGATCCGCCGGTTAAGCATAAAAGTAAAAAGAACGAGGAACATAAATCATCGAATGATCAGCAATCCGATAGTTTAAGTATAGCTGGACCGTCAAGGTTATCAGATGGCGTTTCTCACAG CACAACCAGATCAACCAATGGGAATGTcttaaatagaattatgcagaatattgaaaataatgGTGCCAACGAATCCAATACTTTATATCACCCAGTTTTGCCAAATACAATTAACTCTCAACAGCATTCTACTCGTACAA GAAATGATGATACGCCGTCAGCACCAGATCTACAATTAGATTGGTCCTCCAGTAGCGACGATGCCACTAGCAGTGACGACGAAGATGGATCGGTTGAAGTCCTTGGAACAGTAAATCAcaataataaa AATTGTGTACAGAATAACGAAGAAAGTAATCGTCCAGTGACTGTGGTTGATTTAACTGTGGAATCAGATGAAGAACATACCCCGTCTACACCTACAACTTCGGTGACAAATTCATGGACAACAGATTATGTACATAG TGGGAACAACTCTTACTGCATGCATGGTTCACCAGACTATATGTATCATGGCCGATGTATGCATCATAATTACAGAATCCCAATTCCAGTTATACCTGTAGGATATGGTCAACTACCAG ATACGCCTACGGGAGTGTCGAGGACACGTATGCATCCTATGCAAGAAAGACTATGGGTGATCCAACAGCGAGTACAAGAACTACACAGAAGACGTCTCTATGCAAGATCTTCGTCACACCACAC TAGCACAACATCCTGTGGTCCACATATGCATCAAGCATCTCAACATATGTGTAATAATGGCACCACCAGTCCTTTGAATAACCGCTGCAACGGATCGGAAAACATGACGTTTGCAGAAAATTATCTTCCACCACCAATTCTGCCACCACCGCAACAACCTACTGTTTATAGTCATCCAGAGGCCAGAGGGCCACCGAATTTCAATCCGAATTGCCCTGTACAACCTATGATG GTAAATTCTTTGAGTGGTGTTGTAGAAATGAATCAAACGCCACCAGTAATGTTGCCTTCGATGCCACTTCATCGATATGTGCATCATCATATGGTTCATCATTACGGCCATCATCAGAGACCATTGGACCCACATATGCATGGCGTTGTTCATATCAGTTTTCACCCCCGTTTG CAAGGGTCTCGTGCACATGATGTGATGCCACTAGGACCTGTGATGCCACTTTCACCTCCACGTTTTGAAGACTATATGCGCCTTGTCGATTTACGACGTATGGCTCACATTAGTTGTGGAGCAACGCAAGAGTCAATTGAAAGTCATACATTCCCTCATAAGTACAAACGG GTCAAGAAGGTTGAAAATGGCGAAGATGCTATTGAAAAGTGTACTATATGTTTGTCTGAATTTGAAGATTGCGACAGTGTCAG GAGGCTTCCATGCATGCATTTATTTCACATAGACTGTGTCGATCAGTGGCTGTGCACTAATAAACGCTGTCCCATATGCCGAGTGGACATTGAAACTTTTCTACATAAGGAGCTTGCTACCACTGCATAG